One segment of Primulina tabacum isolate GXHZ01 chromosome 6, ASM2559414v2, whole genome shotgun sequence DNA contains the following:
- the LOC142549645 gene encoding cytochrome c oxidase subunit 6a, mitochondrial-like, protein MATAILRSGLRSTLRGGALAPRASPSPKRSFSSSAHHDEAAEASKWEKITYAGIATCTILSIYNLSKGHHHFDEPPPYPYLHIRNKEFPWGPDGLFEVKEH, encoded by the exons ATGGCGACCGCAATATTGAGATCTGGTCTACGCTCCACCCTCCGCGGCGGCGCACTTGCCCCACGCGCCTCCCCCTCTCCGAAAAGGTCATTTTCCTCGTCTGCCCACCATGATGAAGCTG CTGAGGCTTCCAAGTGGGAAAAGATAACTTACGCAGGAATAGCAACATGTACCATTCTCTCCATCTATAACCTCTCCAAGGGGCATCATCACTTTGACGAGCCCCCT CCATACCCATACTTGCACATTCGTAACAAGGAGTTTCCCTGGG GTCCAGATGGCCTTTTTGAGGTGAAGGAGCATTGA
- the LOC142549644 gene encoding LRR receptor-like serine/threonine-protein kinase HSL2 gives MSCRGRNRILLLFFTLAVFLICFIHTADSYNRDAAILLRVKNSQLHDPLRKLEDWVGSARNAPCSWTGISCDSQNLSVVSIELTDVSVSGNFPADFCRISTLRNMDVSSNNLGGSIDSDSISLCSHLFSLNLSWNCFVGVLPEFPVKFLNLTVLDLSFNNFSGEIPASFVNLPRLNFLSLGSNLLNGSIPDFLFNLTGLTQLVLSENPFLSSPLPENIGSLRNLQILVLSYSNLVGKIPASIGNLVSLQTLDLSGNNLQGNIPESIAGLKSVEVIELFENQLSGQLPDTFSNLTSLRQFDASANNLTGKLPESLAGLQLESLQLRDNFLEGGIPEVLALNPNLITLRLFNNSLSGSLPEFMGMNSDLEEIDVSNNKLDGPLPRNLCYKKNLNRLIFSGNRISGTIPESYGECISLTYVRIQENELSGAVPDGFWDISGLVMVELTDNKLQGSFPPSISNAKGLEQLLISSNNFSGRFPVEICGLQELKKMDCSKNQFFGDLPSCIYQLSKLQEFHIQENQFSGEIPKGVGDWTELTQLDLSYNRFSGNIPAQIGTLPVLTHLDLSHNSISGEIPVALTNMKLNEFNVSYNRLQGKVPLGFDTKFFLSSLMGNPNLCSPDLKPFPPCSRSKHVNFVLVGILSVLALILVVLLWLLIKIKKLITFGKRKKSWKITSFQRIGFNEEEVFLALRDENLIGSGGSGRVYRVKLKSGQTVAAKRLWGTHSIAESEGVFRSEVDTLGKIRHANIVRLLFSCMGEDIKVLVYDYMKNGSLGDMLNDEKHGTYLDWPKRFAIALGAAQGLAYLHHDCAPAIVHRDVKPNNILLDEEFKPKVADFGLAKIVKQDELQSDQVMSRVAGSYGYIAPEYAYTMKVTEKSDVYSFGVVLLELITGKKPNDDSFGENKNIVRWVMEVAFASSERGSENATGTMDKTCFDQLVDPRMDSSTIEYEEVEKILNVALSCTAELPASRPSMRRVVELIKDHSPTRTQ, from the exons ATGAGTTGTCGGGGGAGAAATCGAATCCTGCTTCTGTTTTTCACACTTGCCGTTTTCCTGATCTGTTTCATACATACTGCGGATTCATACAACAGAGACGCGGCGATTCTGCTCCGCGTCAAGAACAGCCAACTCCACGATCCGTTAAGGAAGCTCGAAGACTGGGTCGGGTCGGCCCGGAATGCGCCTTGCAGTTGGACGGGCATTTCTTGCGACTCGCAGAATCTTAGCGTCGTTTCAATCGAGCTAACTGATGTGAGTGTTTCAGGGAATTTTCCGGCGGATTTTTGCCGGATTTCTACTCTCCGGAATATGGACGTTTCATCCAATAACCTCGGCGGGAGCATTGATTCTGATTCCATTTCACTGTGTTCTCATCTTTTTTCTCTTAATCTGTCGTGGAATTGTTTTGTCGGCGTCTTGCCGGAGTTCCCGGTGAAGTTCCTGAATTTGACGGTCTTGGATTTGTCCTTCAACAATTTTTCAGGTGAAATCCCCGCAAGTTTTGTCAATTTGCCAAGACTCAATTTTTTATCTCTGGGTTCAAATCTGTTGAATGGGTCGATCCCTGATTTCTTGTTCAATTTAACTGGATTAACTCAGTTAGTGTTGTCTGAAAATCCCTTCCTCTCTAGCCCATTGCCGGAAAACATAGGAAGCCTCAGAAATCTTCAGATTCTGGTTCTCTCATATTCTAACCTTGTCGGGAAAATCCCGGCCTCTATTGGAAATCTTGTTTCTCTCCAAACCTTGGATTTGTCAGGGAATAATCTCCAAGGAAACATACCAGAAAGTATTGCTGGATTGAAAAGCGTTGAAGTGATTGAATTATTTGAGAATCAATTATCGGGACAATTGCCAGACACATTTTCCAATCTTACTTCGTTGCGGCAGTTTGACGCCTCGGCTAATAATCTTACCGGAAAACTACCTGAAAGTCTTGCGGGTCTTCAGTTGGAATCTTTACAACTCAGGGACAATTTCTTGGAAGGTGGAATTCCAGAGGTTTTAGCTTTAAACCCAAATCTTATCACACTGAGGCTGTTTAATAACAGCTTGTCAGGATCTTTGCCGGAATTCATGGGTATGAACTCGGATTTGGAAGAAATTGATGTATCTAATAACAAATTGGACGGCCCGTTACCTCGGAATTTGTGTTACAAGAAGAACCTGAATCGTTTGATATTCTCTGGTAACAGAATTTCAGGCACAATCCCTGAATCATACGGCGAATGCATTAGTTTAACGTACGTGagaattcaagaaaatgaacTTTCAGGAGCGGTACCAGATGGATTCTGGGATATTAGTGGACTTGTGATGGTTGAGCTGACAGATAACAAGTTACAAGGTTCTTTCCCACCTTCGATTTCAAATGCAAAAGGGTTAGAACAATTGCTGATctcaagcaacaacttttcAGGCAGGTTTCCTGTAGAAATTTGCGGTTTGCAAGAGCTTAAGAAAATGGATTGCAGTAAAAATCAGTTTTTTGGTGATCTGCCCTCGTGTATTTATCAACTGAGCAAGTTACAGGAGTTTCACATTCAAGAAAACCAGTTCAGCGGCGAAATTCCGAAAGGTGTTGGAGATTGGACAGAGTTAACACAGTTGGATTTATCATACAATCGTTTTTCGGGTAATATTCCTGCACAGATAGGGACTTTGCCTGTGCTAACGCACTTGGATCTTTCCCACAACTCAATCTCTGGTGAGATTCCTGTAGCGCTGACGAATATGAAGCTCAACGAGTTCAATGTCTCGTATAATAGGCTTCAGGGGAAAGTCCCACTTGGTTTCGATACCAAGTTTTTTCTATCAAGTCTAATGGGCAACCCGAATTTGTGTAGTCCGGATCTCAAACCGTTTCCTCCTTGCTCGAGGTCCAAACACGTGAACTTTGTACTAGTGGGAATTCTATCTGTTCTTGCATTGATACTGGTGGTTTTACTCTGGCTCTTGATCAAGATCAAGAAGTTAATTACCTTTGGTAAAAGGAAGAAATCTTGGAAAATCACATCGTTCCAACGGATTGGGTTCAATGAAGAGGAGGTGTTCTTGGCCTTAAGAGATGAGAATCTTATTGGGTCTGGTGGGTCAGGACGGGTCTACCGGGTCAAATTGAAAAGTGGGCAGACTGTTGCTGCCAAGAGGCTTTGGGGCACACACAGTATAGCAGAATCCGAGGGGGTATTCCGCTCTGAGGTTGATACGTTGGGCAAAATTCGACATGCAAACATTGTAAGACTGTTGTTTAGTTGCATGGGCGAGGATATTAAAGTGTTGGTGTATGATTATATGAAAAATGGAAGTTTAGGAGACATGTTGAATGACGAGAAGCATGGGACCTATCTGGATTGGCCTAAGAGATTCGCCATTGCATTAGGAGCAGCTCAGGGGCTCGCCTATTTGCACCATGATTGTGCGCCCGCCATTGTTCATAGAGATGTGAAACCGAATAACATATTGTTAGATGAAGAATTTAAGCCTAAAGTAGCCGATTTCGGATTGGCCAAGATAGTGAAACAAGATGAACTACAGAGTGATCAAGTCATGTCTCGTGTTGCAGGTTCCTATGGATACATAGCACCCG AATATGCCTATACGATGAAAGTTACAGAAAAGAGTGATGTCTACAGCTTTGGAGTCGTTTTATTAGAACTAATAACTGGAAAAAAGCCTAATGACGATTCATTTGGCGAGAACAAGAACATTGTTAGGTGGGTAATGGAGGTGGCGTTTGCATCTTCTGAACGTGGAAGCGAGAACGCTACTGGCACAATGGACAAAACTTGCTTCGATCAACTTGTAGACCCTCGAATGGATTCTTCAACCATCGAATATGAAGAGGTGGAGAAGATTCTGAACGTGGCTTTGTCGTGCACGGCTGAGTTACCGGCCAGCAGACCTTCTATGAGGAGGGTTGTCGAATTGATCAAGGATCATTCGCCTACTCGTACCCAGTGA
- the LOC142549641 gene encoding auxin-responsive protein IAA9-like yields MSPPLLGIEGKSQCNVSLMASSASTDCITQNELGLKERNYMGLSDCSSVDSSAFSRIPEENKNKLNLKATELRLGLPGCQSPERDLGFTPLSSGNLDEKQLFPLAPSKEGICLVSQKTVTSGNKRGFSDTVDGFNEGNWMLNGSVSDPEQANLAGNAGINVMLSNRSSGTQSSIKTEVPAKKSQECKDKMNGSNANSVPAAKARVVGWPPIRSYRKNTLATNTKNNDEVDGKPGPGALFVKVSMDGAPYLRKVDLRMYSTYAELSTALEKMFSCFTLGQCGPQGAPKKEILSENKMRDLLHGPDYVLTYEDKDGDWMLVGDVPWKMFIDSCRRLKIMKGTDAIGLAPRAAEKLKNQN; encoded by the exons ATGTCTCCACCACTGTTGGGTATTGAGGGGAAAAGTCAATGTAATGTTTCTTTGATGGCATCTTCAGCATCTACAGATTGCATTACCCAGAATGAATTGGGGTTGAAAGAACGCAATTACATGGGTCTGTCTGATTGTTCTTCGGTTGATAGCTCTGCGTTCTCAAGAATACCtgaagaaaacaagaacaagtTGAATCTGAAAGCGACTGAATTGCGGCTTGGTCTTCCTGGATGCCAATCGCCAGAGAGAGATCTAGGTTTTACCCCGTTGAGTTCCGGGAATCTTGATGAGAAGCAACTGTTTCCGCTGGCTCCATCAAAGGAAGGAATCTGTTTGGTATCGCAAAAGACGGTCACTTCCGGCAACAAAAGAGGATTCTCAGATACTGTAGATGGATTTAATGAAGGAAATTGGATGTTGAATGGGTCGGTTTCTGATCCTGAACAAGCAAACTTGGCTGGCAATGCTGGGATAAATGTTATGCTTTCCAACAGGTCATCTGGAACCCAATCATCCATTAAGACAGAGGTGCCTGCGAAGAAGTCACAGGAATGCAAGGACAAGATGAATGGATCTAATGCCAATAGTGTACCTGCAGCTAA GGCACGGGTTGTTGGTTGGCCTCCTATCAGATCCTACAGAAAGAATACTCTGGCCACAAACACAAAGAACAACGATGAAGTTGATGGTAAACCTGGTCCTGGTGCTCTTTTTGTGAAGGTCAGTATGGATGGTGCTCCTTATCTGAGGAAGGTGGATCTGAGAATGTACTCCACATATGCTGAACTTTCTACCGCGCTTGAGAAAATGTTCAGTTGTTTTACCTTAG GACAATGTGGACCTCAGGGAGCTCCAAAAAAGGAAATATTGAGTGAGAACAAGATGAGGGATCTTTTGCATGGGCCTGATTATGTGCTGACTTACGAGGATAAGGATGGTGATTGGATGCTTGTTGGAGATGTCCCTTGGAA GATGTTCATTGACTCATGCCGGAGGCTCAAAATTATGAAAGGCACTGATGCTATTGGATTAG CTCCCAGGGCCGCTGAAAAATTAAAGAACCAAAACTAA
- the LOC142549642 gene encoding putative E3 ubiquitin-protein ligase EDA40: MVLGWRRAFCTSISKDQNQDSAIIKEETSDPDPSPRIRSRFGGFFSNPSTPRLETQPDSGPGLRCRTTVMPPEVSAAVAASTNSAAPQCVKLHCKTGNSPRFFNRSTPSSPRSPSTFCLLKSSLGLTKRTCGICLQGVKTGGGTAIFTAECGHSFHFLCVSSCVKKQGSLACPVCSSASKEMYLLNSDSFQKFYKDDQKRRESEAKEFRNPKNNERRCTLKVYNDDEPLSSRTSCARFNPIPESDETEEENEEFPGFYRSNNVKVCNEMGRSLEIAFSPEVAILSVGKTSETYAVSLKIKAPAATVRSAPIDLVTVLNVSRGVTGEKLRLMKRAMRLVVSSLSAADRLSIVAFSTTSKRLLPLRRMTSAGKKSVRMIIDAVGALDCAGSSPTDSLKKAAKVIEDRREKNLSVSIFLFTDGHRKDPVATSSSLSHMKIPIHSFNLSACVQAPPDSFAKRINCLLSTSIQDLEIQLVPATSSPPYEIPAVYSYTGRPAFVGSGSGCFRVGDFHSEEEKNLLAELKVPSSAPRTHRFLSVRCSYKNPSTLQRIHDKERFLPLPCPRAFGSSTNEFKQFKHLFITTRAVAESRRLVEMNDIRGAQHTLASARALVAHSGDEFVRLLESELSGLNQTQQRRKNIHEREAGVEPITPTSAWRTAERLAKVAIMKKSLNRVSDLHGFEDARF; this comes from the exons ATGGTTTTGGGATGGCGAAGAGCATTCTGCACATCCATTTCCAAGGATCAGAACCAGGATTCCGCGATTATCAAAGAAGAAACATCGGACCCAGATCCCAGCCCGAGAATCCGCTCCAGATTCGGTGGCTTCTTCTCGAATCCTTCGACTCCTCGCCTTGAGACTCAGCCGGATTCAGGGCCCGGCCTCCGCTGCAGAACCACCGTTATGCCGCCGGAAGTGTCCGCAGCAGTCGCGGCTTCAACCAACTCAGCGGCTCCACAATGTGTGAAACTCCATTGCAAGACAGGAAACAGTCCAAGATTCTTCAATCGATCCACACCTTCCTCCCCTCGCTCGCCATCCACCTTTTGCTTACTCAAATCAAGCCTGGGTCTTACAAAG AGAACGTGCGGAATATGCTTGCAAGGTGTGAAGACAGGCGGGGGAACGGCCATTTTCACAGCGGAGTGCGGTCACAGCTTCCATTTCCTATGCGTTTCTTCTTGCGTTAAGAAACAGGGCTCCCTCGCCTGCCCCGTTTGCAGTTCTGCATCGAAGGAAATGTATCTTTTGAACTCGGATAGTTTCCAGAAATTCTATAAAGATGATCAGAAGAGGAGAGAATCAGAAGCTAAAGAATTTAGAAATCCAAAGAACAATGAGAGAAGATGCACGCTGAAGGTCTATAATGATGACGAGCCACTGTCGTCACGCACTTCCTGCGCACGGTTCAATCCGATACCTGAATCAGATGaaactgaagaagaaaatgagGAATTCCCCGGATTCTATCGCTCAAACAACGTGAAGGTTTGTAATGAGATGGGAAGGAGTTTAGAGATTGCTTTCTCGCCGGAGGTGGCTATTTTATCGGTTGGGAAAACCAGCGAGACTTACGCCGTGAGTTTGAAAATCAAAGCACCGGCGGCGACTGTTCGGAGTGCTCCCATTGATTTGGTGACCGTGCTCAATGTCAGCAGAGGTGTGACCGGCGAAAAGCTTCGCCTGATGAAGAGGGCTATGAGACTGGTGGTCTCCTCCCTCTCCGCGGCTGACAGATTGTCCATCGTGGCATTCTCCACCACTTCGAAGCGTCTGCTTCCGCTGCGCAGAATGACCAGCGCAGGCAAGAAATCTGTGCGCATGATCATCGACGCAGTCGGGGCACTGGATTGCGCCGGCTCCAGCCCTACGGACTCGCTCAAAAAGGCCGCCAAAGTCATCGAGGACCGCCGCGAGAAAAACCTCTCAGTCAGCATCTTCCTATTCACCGACGGTCACCGCAAAGACCCTGTTGCCACATCCTCAAGCCTCTCACACATGAAAATCCCGATCCATTCTTTTAACCTGAGCGCGTGCGTCCAAGCGCCTCCGGACTCTTTCGCGAAACGCATAAACTGTTTACTTTCGACCTCTATCCAGGATCTCGAAATTCAGCTTGTGCCGGCAACTAGTTCGCCCCCGTATGAGATTCCGGCGGTTTATTCGTACACCGGCAGGCCAGCATTTGTCGGATCCGGGTCAGGCTGTTTCCGGGTCGGGGATTTCCATTCAGAAGAGGAGAAAAACTTGTTGGCAGAATTGAAGGTCCCATCGTCGGCTCCCCGGACCCATCGCTTCTTGTCCGTTCGATGCTCGTACAAAAACCCGTCAACCTTACAACGAATACACGACAAAGAGAGATTTCTTCCACTTCCCTGCCCACGCGCCTTTGGTTCCTCCACTAACGAGTTCAAACAATTCAAACACCTCTTCATCACCACACGCGCCGTCGCCGAGAGTAGGAGACTGGTCGAGATGAACGACATAAGAGGCGCGCAGCACACGCTGGCTTCGGCCCGTGCTCTGGTCGCACATTCCGGCGACGAATTCGTACGGTTGCTGGAATCGGAGCTTAGCGGATTGAATCAAACGCAGCAGCGGAGAAAGAACATCCACGAGAGAGAAGCGGGAGTCGAGCCGATAACTCCGACGTCGGCTTGGAGAACGGCGGAACGGCTGGCTAAAGTAGCCATCATGAAGAAATCATTGAACAGAGTCAGCGATTTGCATGGATTCGAGGATGctagattttaa